The following are encoded in a window of Phragmites australis chromosome 22, lpPhrAust1.1, whole genome shotgun sequence genomic DNA:
- the LOC133905443 gene encoding uncharacterized protein LOC133905443 yields the protein MSFRRLVHLVVDDMNVRRRTYSLRSIDMSHLFRRPLKSIGGRPDHPPPMEENQEMKPSPLPAPAMSFYPPRGSRYHDDGVMTFMLLGGKHNKVVATDQTGRAVLHDPDQHAVHTLRNFTRPKSTPVSLTVGGDHLYVLDTLPEPGNEDQCFECLEYNRDGDGDEDWYPRVLPPPRPYKYEPDPAMGDSTPGVDSYAMSGDGSHILISEEGVGTYSFDTAAAAWSKAGDWTLPFSGLAEYVPEHGFWFGLKYDRCVFCAVDLASASARRPPAVRNLWKDLTPPAEWTVPLTSHLVHLGSARFCIARFFTTDPFTSSSYPVTHAVFTAVEVERCADADGGLRMVKHGSKLYTLLDDMVYWVL from the coding sequence ATGAGTTTCCGGCGGTTGGTGCATCTGGTGGTGGACGACATGAACGTCCGCCGCCGCACCTACAGTCTGCGTAGCATCGACATGTCCCACTTGTTCCGCCGCCCACTGAAGTCTATTGGTGGTCGTCCGGATCATCCACCACCAATGGAGGAGAATCAGGAGATGAAGCCGTCTCCGCTGCCTGCCCCGGCCATGAGCTTTTACCCGCCCCGCGGGAGCCGGTACCATGATGATGGTGTGATGACTTTCATGCTCCTCGGCGGCAAGCACAACAAGGTGGTCGCCACCGACCAGACAGGGCGCGCCGTCCTCCATGATCCCGACCAGCACGCCGTCCACACCCTGCGCAACTTCACCAGGCCCAAGTCCACACCCGTCTCCCTCACCGTTGGCGGGGATCACCTCTACGTCCTCGACACGCTCCCGGAGCCGGGCAATGAGGACCAATGCTTCGAGTGCCTCGAGTACAACCgcgacggggacggggacgagGACTGGTACCCCCGCGtcctcccgccgccgcggccctACAAGTACGAGCCCGACCCGGCGATGGGGGATTCCACCCCCGGCGTCGATTCATACGCAATGTCCGGCGACGGCTCCCACATCTTGATCTCCGAGGAGGGCGTTGGCACCTACTCCTTCGACACCGCTGCGGCCGCGTGGAGCAAGGCTGGCGACTGGACGCTGCCATTCAGCGGCCTGGCCGAGTACGTCCCCGAGCACGGCTTCTGGTTCGGCCTCAAATATGACAGATGCGTGTTCTGCGCGGTGGacctcgcctccgcctccgcgcggAGGCCGCCTGCAGTGCGCAACCTCTGGAAGGACCTCACTCCGCCGGCGGAGTGGACAGTCCCTCTCACATCGCATCTCGTGCACCTGGGCTCCGCCAGGTTCTGCATCGCCAGGTTCTTCACCACTGACCCGTTCACCTCCAGCAGCTACCCGGTCACCCACGCGGTGTTCACGGCCGTGGAGGTGGAGCGCTGCGCCGACGCCGACGGAGGGCTCCGCATGGTGAAGCACGGGTCCAAGCTGTACACGCTCCTCGACGACATGGTGTATTGGGTGCTCTAA